A genomic window from Lactobacillus sp. ESL0677 includes:
- a CDS encoding ABC transporter permease, protein MIWKLSLTGIKSRFKDYLVLFSGLIVASMIFYMFLTLAINPAFLKNNAGILENNLLTYIFGFGIVLLLIITVVYLVYANTFLLSMRKHDYGMFLTLGAKSSRIGLLIFCETIITGMLAAALGIILGFGLTAIVGHLLISRLGLVIAHFQVLLPSAILGTLVFFAIVFLLGALRNVYKLTHTKVIDLLHEDQEPVKFKQRPVLHSLEAVLGIVLLAAGYWIMQKHGLDPFNVIPVALVTIVAGSYFVLNSLFTAIISSLIKRHSFSYHGLRMFTLGQLKFRLHDYTKILTVISLLFALALGAITVGLNFNSEKEMAKSSIYYDATIISKSSDVQKELAKVSIKSKQTYHYIETKRDLYFNQAEFKNQPIKAVESRGQGDNLTWTEKTLPTSQLDRAKTETNNEFGNLLPNGIAKKIHLVSAARLAKVKGQQKFISLIRVNDFDKDFPVLLKIEQLQNKETPAFNTVYTSSKPYSYQGILGIISGFEFMGFFLGLAFLTMLASTLMFKVLSSAASDKLRYQMLFKIGTRWQVLKQSVAEEIGTLFLIPGVLGIIDVLFGLQLFRTILLRPYTGIWLPFTIFIVLYFFYYVLTVHLYEKIVLAKN, encoded by the coding sequence ATGATCTGGAAATTATCGCTTACGGGGATTAAGAGCCGGTTTAAAGATTACCTGGTATTATTTTCTGGATTAATTGTCGCTAGCATGATCTTTTACATGTTCTTGACTCTAGCAATTAATCCTGCTTTTTTAAAAAATAATGCTGGGATATTAGAAAATAATTTACTTACTTATATTTTTGGCTTTGGCATTGTTCTACTACTGATTATTACTGTTGTGTATCTAGTTTATGCAAACACGTTTTTGCTTAGTATGCGTAAGCATGATTACGGCATGTTTCTAACTTTAGGAGCTAAAAGTTCCCGCATTGGCCTGCTCATTTTTTGTGAAACGATTATTACTGGGATGCTAGCAGCTGCGCTAGGGATAATCCTTGGCTTTGGCTTAACTGCAATAGTTGGTCACTTGTTGATCAGCAGGTTAGGCTTAGTAATTGCTCATTTTCAAGTGCTTTTGCCCAGTGCGATTTTGGGGACACTAGTTTTCTTTGCCATCGTTTTTCTTTTAGGAGCACTGCGAAATGTATATAAATTGACACATACTAAAGTAATTGATTTATTGCATGAGGATCAAGAACCGGTAAAATTTAAGCAGCGGCCAGTTTTGCATTCGCTTGAGGCAGTCTTGGGCATAGTCTTATTAGCTGCCGGCTATTGGATTATGCAGAAACATGGCTTAGATCCGTTTAACGTAATTCCTGTTGCCTTAGTGACGATTGTTGCGGGATCGTATTTTGTTTTAAATTCCCTGTTTACAGCAATTATTAGTTCACTGATTAAGCGGCACAGTTTTTCTTATCATGGCTTGCGCATGTTTACTCTGGGACAGCTTAAGTTTCGCTTGCATGATTACACTAAAATTCTAACGGTAATTTCGCTGCTATTTGCTTTAGCCCTAGGTGCAATTACCGTTGGACTTAACTTTAATTCTGAAAAAGAAATGGCAAAGTCGAGCATCTACTATGATGCAACAATAATTAGCAAGTCTTCAGATGTTCAGAAAGAATTAGCCAAGGTATCAATCAAGTCTAAGCAAACTTATCATTACATCGAAACTAAACGTGACTTGTATTTCAACCAAGCAGAATTTAAGAATCAACCAATTAAAGCAGTTGAGTCTAGGGGACAAGGGGATAATCTTACTTGGACTGAAAAGACACTGCCAACAAGTCAGCTTGACCGCGCAAAGACCGAGACTAACAATGAATTTGGCAATCTGCTTCCTAACGGTATAGCGAAGAAGATTCACTTAGTATCTGCTGCTAGATTAGCCAAAGTTAAGGGGCAACAAAAGTTCATTTCATTAATTAGAGTCAATGACTTTGATAAAGATTTTCCAGTTTTACTTAAAATTGAGCAACTGCAAAATAAAGAAACACCAGCATTTAACACTGTCTACACGAGTAGTAAACCATATTCCTATCAGGGAATACTGGGAATAATTAGTGGGTTTGAATTTATGGGCTTTTTCTTAGGTTTGGCGTTCTTAACGATGCTGGCATCAACTCTGATGTTTAAGGTTTTGAGTAGTGCTGCTAGTGACAAATTACGTTATCAGATGCTCTTTAAGATAGGCACTAGATGGCAAGTCTTGAAACAATCAGTTGCTGAAGAAATTGGCACGCTGTTCTTAATACCTGGTGTTCTGGGAATTATCGACGTTCTGTTTGGCTTGCAGCTATTTAGAACAATTTTGTTACGGCCATATACTGGAATTTGGTTGCCGTTTACTATTTTTATTGTTTTGTATTTCTTCTATTATGTTTTGACGGTACATCTTTACGAAAAAATCGTTCTGGCAAAAAATTAG
- a CDS encoding ABC transporter permease → MIWKLSLTGIKSRLKDYLVLFSGLVVASMIFYMFLTIAINPSFMANDVNAPTNYLSFIFGVGIVLLVMITLVYLMYANSFLLNMRQHDYGMFMMLGARSSRIGLLIFCETLITGIMAAIVGIVISFGLTGLVANLIIGNLGLHITHFKVILPSAILWTLIFFVIIFIIGAIHNARKLTHSKVIDLLHEDQKPVNLGKHTIWTAIQAILGVLLLAIGYYVLNLSAAMIFVIVPVALVTIVVGSYFVFNALLISVINLLLKKKNFSYRGIRLFTLGQLKFRLHDYTKILTVISLLFALALGAITVGLNFNTIKDQAKISSYYDGTIVSNSPQVNQLKAKLAIKDEQTYYYKETPKYLYFNQAEFSHHPVKTMHFEQQNGQATYHLQQLPTNELSKPGTNANEVFGGMVPNGTPKVIQLVSPQAWQKTAGKQEFVQFIRVKDFDKDYPTLLKLGQLQAKEKSSYGDIFQTSKAYGYQLMLGMASGFEFMGFFLGIAFLTMLASTLMFKVLSGAASDKIRYKMLFKIGVRRRILRRSISREIGTLFLVPGIMGVIDVLFGLKLFKVLLPNPYANIWVPFLIFIVLYFLYYGLTVKLYERIVLTKEL, encoded by the coding sequence ATGATTTGGAAATTATCGCTTACGGGGATTAAGAGTAGGTTAAAGGATTATCTGGTGTTGTTTTCTGGATTAGTTGTTGCCAGCATGATCTTTTATATGTTCTTGACAATTGCGATTAATCCGTCTTTTATGGCCAATGATGTGAATGCACCAACTAATTATCTTAGCTTTATTTTTGGAGTTGGGATAGTCTTACTTGTGATGATTACGCTAGTCTACTTGATGTATGCTAATTCCTTTTTGCTAAATATGCGCCAACATGACTACGGGATGTTTATGATGCTCGGGGCAAGAAGTTCACGGATTGGCTTACTCATTTTTTGTGAAACCTTAATTACTGGGATCATGGCGGCAATTGTGGGAATCGTTATTAGCTTTGGTCTGACTGGATTAGTTGCAAACTTAATTATTGGCAATTTAGGCTTGCATATTACTCATTTTAAAGTAATTTTGCCGAGTGCAATTTTATGGACGCTAATCTTTTTTGTGATAATTTTTATCATTGGGGCAATTCATAATGCTCGAAAGCTTACACACAGTAAGGTAATTGACTTACTTCACGAAGATCAAAAACCAGTAAACTTAGGTAAACATACTATTTGGACTGCAATTCAAGCCATTTTAGGTGTCTTATTGCTGGCAATTGGCTATTACGTATTGAATTTGTCGGCAGCAATGATTTTTGTAATTGTTCCGGTTGCTTTGGTGACAATTGTTGTCGGGTCATACTTTGTTTTCAATGCATTGTTGATATCCGTCATCAATCTCTTGCTAAAGAAAAAGAATTTTTCTTATCGCGGCATTCGGCTGTTTACTTTGGGTCAACTGAAGTTTCGCCTGCATGACTATACCAAAATTTTAACGGTGATTTCGTTACTGTTTGCCTTGGCATTAGGGGCAATTACGGTTGGTTTGAATTTTAATACGATTAAAGATCAAGCTAAGATTAGTAGTTATTACGATGGTACGATTGTCAGCAATTCACCACAAGTTAATCAGTTGAAGGCTAAGCTAGCAATCAAGGATGAGCAAACATATTATTATAAAGAAACGCCTAAGTATTTATACTTTAATCAAGCAGAGTTTAGTCATCATCCGGTTAAAACCATGCATTTTGAGCAACAAAATGGACAAGCAACTTATCATTTGCAGCAATTGCCAACAAATGAGTTGTCTAAGCCGGGAACAAACGCCAATGAAGTTTTTGGTGGTATGGTACCGAATGGAACGCCAAAGGTTATTCAACTAGTGTCGCCGCAAGCATGGCAAAAAACGGCTGGTAAGCAAGAATTTGTACAATTTATTAGGGTAAAAGATTTTGATAAAGATTATCCGACACTTTTGAAATTAGGTCAATTGCAAGCTAAAGAAAAGTCCAGTTATGGTGATATATTCCAGACAAGTAAGGCGTATGGCTACCAACTAATGCTGGGAATGGCTAGTGGGTTTGAATTTATGGGCTTTTTCTTGGGGATTGCCTTTTTGACAATGCTAGCTTCAACATTAATGTTCAAGGTGTTAAGTGGCGCAGCTAGTGACAAGATTCGTTACAAGATGCTCTTTAAGATCGGTGTTCGTAGAAGAATATTACGTCGTTCAATTAGTCGCGAAATTGGAACTTTATTTTTAGTGCCGGGAATTATGGGTGTAATTGATGTTTTGTTTGGCTTGAAACTATTTAAGGTACTATTACCTAATCCGTACGCTAATATCTGGGTACCATTCTTGATTTTTATCGTTTTGTACTTCTTGTATTACGGCTTAACGGTTAAATTGTATGAACGAATTGTATTAACAAAAGAATTATAA
- a CDS encoding biotin--[acetyl-CoA-carboxylase] ligase, giving the protein MYIHEAQPKINIIKEQKIKHLLAGSPLKVHWYQQVASTSSLAKQYQHQKSITQTVLIGSDKQTAGYGKQKRHFISNAGGVYLSLLTHIPQLLPPNQGLLTTGIAWQLHETIRQQFGINTEIKWVNDLLLHSKKIAGILTEQVAPQTVVIGIGCNLYQPNLEQELESSTNLLVRPLSTEQFCIFVAELIKNIFSFLPNFTQGQFLSDYQKHLPMLGQQVTVRLGKQTIIGTALKLDEHANLVLDCNNHCMTINSGEVIKIRSN; this is encoded by the coding sequence ATGTACATTCATGAAGCACAGCCAAAAATTAACATTATTAAAGAACAAAAAATTAAGCATTTATTAGCAGGTTCACCACTAAAGGTCCATTGGTACCAACAAGTTGCTTCAACTAGTAGCCTCGCCAAACAATACCAGCACCAAAAGTCAATTACCCAAACTGTTTTAATTGGCAGCGATAAACAAACAGCTGGTTATGGTAAGCAAAAGCGCCATTTTATTTCTAATGCTGGTGGTGTTTACTTATCACTACTTACCCATATACCCCAATTATTACCACCTAATCAAGGTCTACTTACAACGGGCATTGCTTGGCAATTGCACGAAACCATCCGTCAGCAATTTGGTATTAACACTGAAATCAAATGGGTTAATGATTTATTACTGCATAGCAAAAAGATTGCTGGTATTCTAACTGAGCAGGTCGCGCCACAAACTGTCGTCATCGGTATCGGCTGCAATCTTTACCAACCTAACCTAGAGCAAGAACTAGAGTCCAGCACGAACTTATTAGTCCGTCCATTATCTACCGAGCAATTTTGCATTTTTGTAGCTGAACTAATTAAAAATATCTTTTCCTTTCTGCCCAATTTTACTCAAGGACAATTCTTATCTGATTATCAAAAGCATCTGCCCATGCTTGGCCAACAAGTAACTGTTAGACTGGGTAAGCAAACAATTATTGGTACTGCCCTCAAGCTTGATGAACATGCTAATCTAGTCCTTGACTGCAATAACCACTGCATGACTATTAATAGCGGCGAAGTTATCAAAATTCGGTCAAATTAA
- a CDS encoding MarR family transcriptional regulator codes for MEANLKEINNLLTTVYTDIMQVEARELHKSEFKDISIKEVHAIDAMTMYDHKTSSQLAKELMITAGSVTTMVNNLVRKGYVVRIHGNDDRRVVRLGLTHRGRLVYRAHDSFHRYMVKKFLKGFDDSQIAIIERALLNLRAFLEFPSQIDSKKEKH; via the coding sequence GTGGAAGCTAATTTAAAAGAAATCAATAATTTGCTGACGACTGTTTATACCGACATCATGCAAGTTGAGGCACGTGAACTTCATAAGAGTGAATTTAAAGATATTTCGATTAAAGAAGTGCATGCGATTGATGCAATGACGATGTATGACCATAAGACTAGCTCACAACTAGCAAAGGAGTTAATGATCACTGCTGGGTCGGTAACGACAATGGTAAATAACTTGGTGCGTAAAGGTTATGTTGTCAGAATACACGGTAACGATGACCGGCGCGTTGTTCGGCTGGGCTTAACTCACCGCGGACGACTTGTTTACCGGGCACATGATTCGTTTCATCGCTATATGGTGAAAAAGTTTCTTAAAGGTTTTGATGACAGTCAGATTGCAATTATTGAGCGGGCTTTGTTAAACTTGCGCGCTTTCCTTGAATTTCCATCCCAAATAGACAGCAAAAAGGAGAAGCATTAA
- a CDS encoding beta-ketoacyl-ACP synthase III: MGLKITQTAHYVPPKVVTNDDLTTMMDTSDEWISSRTGIKQRHLAQGEQTSDLAVKVANQLLEQANCPAEQIDFIIVATMSPDYLTPATAAIVQGKIGAKNALAFDINAACSGFIYALALADKLLTTYQRGIVIGAEVLSKLVDWQERSTAVLFGDGAGGVLVEQSPQQSLIAEDLTAYGQDGQTLTAGYQPLDSAFNQDPVALHKHYFEMDGRAVYRFATHEVPASIDRTLAKAEWQLNDVDWFILHQANGRILTSIAHHLGVPEEKFLCNVAKYGNTSAASVPLLLDEAVTVGKIKPQQRLILSGFGGGLTAATVAIIF; encoded by the coding sequence ATGGGTCTTAAAATAACGCAGACCGCGCATTATGTCCCTCCTAAAGTGGTAACTAATGATGATTTAACAACCATGATGGACACTTCAGATGAGTGGATTTCTTCAAGAACGGGAATTAAGCAACGACATCTTGCTCAAGGTGAACAGACTTCTGACTTGGCAGTAAAAGTTGCGAACCAACTCCTTGAACAGGCTAATTGTCCAGCTGAACAGATAGATTTTATTATTGTCGCTACAATGTCACCGGATTACTTGACACCAGCAACTGCAGCAATTGTTCAAGGCAAGATTGGAGCTAAGAATGCTTTAGCATTTGATATTAACGCCGCCTGTTCAGGCTTTATTTATGCGTTGGCATTAGCCGATAAGCTGCTGACAACTTATCAGCGCGGTATCGTAATTGGTGCCGAAGTGTTATCAAAATTGGTTGATTGGCAAGAACGGTCAACAGCAGTTTTGTTTGGTGATGGTGCTGGTGGCGTTTTGGTTGAACAAAGTCCACAGCAATCATTAATTGCCGAAGATTTAACAGCTTATGGGCAAGATGGTCAGACCTTAACTGCTGGTTATCAGCCACTTGATTCGGCTTTTAATCAGGATCCAGTGGCTCTACACAAGCACTATTTTGAAATGGATGGTCGCGCGGTATATCGTTTTGCGACTCATGAGGTGCCAGCTTCAATTGACCGCACATTGGCGAAAGCCGAGTGGCAGTTAAACGATGTTGATTGGTTTATTTTACATCAGGCTAATGGTCGAATTTTAACCTCGATTGCTCATCACTTAGGTGTTCCTGAGGAGAAATTCTTGTGTAATGTTGCTAAATATGGCAATACTTCAGCTGCTAGCGTGCCACTGCTACTTGATGAAGCAGTTACTGTGGGAAAGATTAAACCACAGCAGAGATTAATTTTGAGCGGCTTTGGCGGTGGCTTGACTGCTGCTACTGTGGCAATTATTTTTTAA
- a CDS encoding acyl carrier protein encodes MTDEEIFNKVKEIIVDETGEDEAAVTLQANIKDDLDADSLDIFEVINELEDEFDIKIESEEGIETVQDLVDFVKKQLAAKEG; translated from the coding sequence ATGACAGACGAAGAAATTTTTAACAAAGTAAAAGAAATTATTGTAGATGAAACTGGTGAAGATGAAGCAGCGGTTACTTTACAAGCTAACATTAAAGATGACTTGGACGCTGACAGTTTGGATATTTTTGAAGTAATCAATGAATTGGAAGACGAATTCGATATTAAAATCGAAAGTGAAGAAGGCATTGAAACCGTTCAAGATTTGGTTGACTTTGTTAAAAAGCAATTGGCTGCGAAAGAAGGTTAA
- the fabK gene encoding enoyl-[acyl-carrier-protein] reductase FabK: MELTPFMKSLGLKYPIFQGGMAWVADGKLAAAVSNAGGLGIIGAGNAPGDVVEAEIKTAKSLTDRPFGVNVMLLSPYAEDVVKVILAHQDSIAVVTTGAGNPGKYVADFKAAGIKVIPVVGSVALARMMERVGADAVVAEGMESGGHIGKLTTMALVPQVVDAVKIPVIAAGGIGDGRGMAAAFMLGAQGVQMGTRFLVATESKVHPNYKKAVLKAKDASTMVTGDFAGHPSRVLKNKMAKKYIKLEKAEALKDKPDFAELEELGSGSLRRAVIDGDTATGSFMAGEIAGMVHKEQSAAEILQDVYQQADKLLSGKD; encoded by the coding sequence ATGGAATTAACGCCATTTATGAAAAGTCTCGGCTTGAAGTATCCCATCTTTCAAGGTGGCATGGCTTGGGTTGCTGATGGTAAGTTAGCTGCTGCTGTTTCTAATGCTGGCGGCTTAGGAATTATTGGTGCAGGTAATGCGCCCGGTGACGTGGTTGAAGCAGAAATCAAAACGGCTAAGAGTTTAACTGACCGCCCATTTGGTGTTAATGTGATGCTCTTGTCACCATATGCTGAAGATGTAGTGAAAGTGATTTTAGCTCACCAAGATAGCATTGCCGTAGTTACAACTGGTGCGGGTAATCCTGGTAAGTATGTTGCAGACTTTAAAGCAGCTGGCATTAAGGTGATTCCTGTCGTCGGTTCAGTAGCCTTGGCGCGAATGATGGAGCGCGTTGGTGCTGATGCGGTAGTTGCTGAAGGTATGGAATCTGGCGGTCACATTGGTAAACTGACAACGATGGCATTGGTGCCACAGGTAGTTGATGCGGTAAAGATTCCGGTAATTGCCGCTGGCGGAATTGGCGATGGCCGTGGCATGGCTGCTGCTTTTATGCTTGGTGCGCAAGGTGTCCAAATGGGAACACGCTTCCTAGTAGCAACAGAATCTAAGGTGCATCCTAATTATAAAAAGGCAGTTTTAAAAGCTAAGGATGCTAGCACAATGGTAACTGGTGATTTTGCTGGTCATCCATCACGTGTTTTAAAGAATAAGATGGCTAAGAAGTACATCAAACTAGAAAAAGCGGAAGCCTTAAAGGATAAACCAGATTTTGCAGAATTAGAAGAATTAGGCAGTGGTAGTTTACGTCGTGCTGTCATTGATGGTGATACAGCTACCGGTTCATTTATGGCTGGTGAAATTGCCGGGATGGTACATAAGGAACAGTCAGCTGCCGAAATTTTGCAGGATGTATATCAGCAAGCTGATAAATTGTTAAGCGGCAAGGATTAA
- a CDS encoding ACP S-malonyltransferase produces MIGLLFSGQGAQKTGLTQDLYETIPTYRKVIDDAATILQFDLPSLLFDEAKKADLASTKYCQPAILAISYGLYQLIKTELPRDKFGIGLSLGEYSALAASGYVDFATALRLIKRRGELMQAASERTPSKMAAIMKADLADVQAACKDAAGLGAIGVANVNTPQQIVVGGVSAAVAQVVSDLKAAGKRVIPLQVSGAFHTPVMAPIQSALNTKLQTVNWQQGTFPVYSTTTQAEFKPETLTDNLTKQLVSTTYFAKTLAAHQADLDAVIEVGPGRTLISFARKLDRSLATYRLDSSSELTKTLAALEAL; encoded by the coding sequence ATGATTGGATTACTATTTAGTGGTCAAGGTGCCCAAAAAACAGGCTTAACCCAAGATTTGTATGAAACAATCCCTACATATCGGAAGGTAATCGACGACGCGGCAACTATTTTGCAGTTTGATTTGCCAAGTTTATTGTTTGATGAGGCTAAAAAAGCAGATTTAGCGTCAACTAAGTATTGTCAACCTGCAATTTTGGCAATTAGTTATGGCCTTTATCAATTGATTAAAACGGAATTACCACGGGATAAATTTGGTATTGGGTTGAGCTTAGGCGAATATAGTGCTTTAGCTGCTAGTGGTTATGTTGATTTTGCGACCGCGCTGCGATTAATTAAACGCCGCGGTGAGTTGATGCAAGCAGCCAGTGAAAGGACACCAAGTAAGATGGCTGCAATCATGAAGGCAGATTTGGCTGATGTTCAGGCTGCTTGTAAAGATGCTGCTGGCTTAGGTGCTATTGGTGTGGCTAACGTGAATACGCCCCAACAAATTGTAGTTGGTGGGGTAAGTGCAGCTGTTGCTCAAGTTGTCAGCGACTTAAAAGCTGCAGGTAAACGTGTTATACCACTACAAGTTAGTGGTGCTTTTCATACGCCAGTGATGGCACCAATTCAAAGCGCATTAAATACTAAATTACAGACTGTTAATTGGCAGCAGGGAACTTTTCCGGTTTATAGTACGACCACGCAAGCGGAGTTTAAGCCTGAGACTTTGACTGACAACTTAACTAAGCAGTTAGTATCAACGACTTATTTTGCTAAAACCTTGGCTGCCCATCAGGCTGATTTGGATGCAGTAATTGAGGTGGGCCCGGGGAGAACACTAATTTCGTTTGCCCGTAAGCTTGACCGCAGTCTAGCAACTTATCGTCTTGATAGTAGCAGTGAATTAACTAAAACACTTGCAGCACTGGAGGCTCTTTAA
- a CDS encoding 3-oxoacyl-ACP reductase family protein, translating to MDLKDKVVLVTGSSRGIGLAIAKAFAQAGAKIVLNARQPIAQAVLAEFKTPVIDVSADVTEPAAVKELIAQIMAHFGQLDVVVNNAGINKDGLLNRMSEADFDCVLKTNLVGTFNVIRQALRPMYKQRSGCFINMASVVGLTGNIGQANYAASKAGVIGLTKSVAKEAALRNLRCNAIAPGMIATQMTQALSEKRQAEIAKQIPLKRFGQIEEVAQTAVFLAQNDYITGQVITVDGGLTMQ from the coding sequence ATGGATTTGAAAGATAAAGTAGTATTGGTTACTGGTAGTTCGCGTGGGATTGGTTTAGCGATTGCAAAAGCCTTTGCGCAAGCAGGTGCCAAAATCGTCTTGAATGCGCGTCAACCAATTGCTCAAGCAGTTTTAGCTGAATTTAAAACACCAGTAATTGACGTTAGTGCTGATGTTACTGAGCCTGCTGCGGTGAAAGAGCTAATTGCGCAGATTATGGCGCACTTCGGTCAGTTAGATGTAGTGGTTAATAATGCTGGTATTAATAAAGATGGCTTACTTAATCGCATGTCGGAAGCTGATTTTGATTGTGTCTTGAAAACTAATTTAGTTGGTACTTTTAATGTGATTCGGCAAGCATTGCGCCCAATGTATAAACAGCGCTCGGGTTGTTTTATTAATATGGCGAGTGTTGTAGGCTTAACCGGTAATATTGGTCAAGCTAATTATGCAGCTAGTAAAGCTGGCGTGATTGGTCTGACTAAATCGGTTGCTAAAGAAGCAGCCTTGCGCAACTTGCGCTGCAATGCGATTGCACCGGGGATGATTGCAACGCAGATGACGCAAGCTTTAAGTGAAAAACGGCAAGCAGAAATTGCAAAGCAGATTCCTTTAAAGCGGTTTGGTCAGATTGAAGAAGTAGCCCAAACAGCAGTCTTTTTAGCACAAAATGATTATATTACTGGGCAAGTCATCACCGTTGATGGTGGCTTGACAATGCAGTAA
- the fabF gene encoding beta-ketoacyl-ACP synthase II, whose product MTRVVITGMGALTPIGNDVASFEASINEQKVGFEPISYFDAAKTGVTLAGQLDDFDPLVHLKKKDTKRMDLFTQYAVYATAEAMAQAGIDETNTDSNRFGVIWGSGIGGLTTIEQQTIKMHDKGVDRLSPMFIPVSIANMAAGNLSIRYQAKAISTTIVTACASGTNAIGEAYRQIKENRCDVMITGGSEAAINADGIGGFAALSTLSKATDPTKASLPFDAHRSGFVMGEGAGSLVLESLEHAQKRGAQILGEVVGYGTSSDAYHITSPDPAGTQAARAMQLAIAEANITPAEVGYVNAHGTATQGNDSAEAKAINQVFGTDSSVLVSSTKSMTGHLLGAAGAIEAIASVTAMNSGQLPVNVGIIEQAPECPVHLVTTENRNQQVDYAISNSFGFGGHNAVLALKRWVD is encoded by the coding sequence ATGACAAGAGTAGTAATTACAGGGATGGGTGCATTAACACCAATCGGTAATGATGTTGCTAGCTTTGAAGCAAGTATTAATGAACAAAAAGTTGGCTTTGAGCCAATTTCTTATTTTGATGCTGCTAAAACTGGCGTTACTTTAGCTGGTCAATTGGACGACTTTGATCCATTAGTTCATTTGAAGAAAAAAGACACCAAAAGAATGGATTTGTTTACGCAGTATGCGGTTTATGCGACTGCAGAAGCAATGGCGCAAGCAGGTATTGATGAGACCAACACTGATAGTAATCGCTTTGGTGTTATTTGGGGATCAGGGATAGGTGGTTTAACCACGATTGAGCAGCAGACCATTAAGATGCACGATAAAGGCGTTGATCGCTTGTCGCCAATGTTTATTCCGGTGTCAATTGCTAATATGGCTGCTGGCAACCTGTCAATTCGTTATCAGGCTAAAGCAATTAGTACCACAATTGTGACTGCGTGTGCATCGGGGACTAATGCAATTGGTGAAGCTTACCGTCAAATTAAAGAGAACCGTTGTGACGTTATGATTACTGGAGGGTCAGAAGCTGCAATTAATGCTGATGGAATCGGCGGTTTTGCGGCTTTGTCGACTTTATCTAAAGCAACAGATCCGACTAAGGCAAGTTTACCCTTTGATGCGCACCGTTCTGGCTTTGTAATGGGTGAAGGTGCAGGGTCGCTAGTTCTTGAGTCATTAGAACATGCACAAAAACGCGGCGCACAAATTTTAGGCGAAGTAGTGGGTTATGGCACTTCATCAGATGCCTACCATATTACTTCACCAGATCCGGCAGGAACACAGGCAGCACGAGCAATGCAATTAGCAATTGCCGAAGCAAATATTACCCCAGCTGAAGTTGGTTATGTTAATGCACATGGGACAGCGACACAAGGTAATGATTCGGCTGAAGCTAAAGCAATTAATCAGGTATTTGGTACGGATAGTTCTGTGTTAGTTTCTAGTACTAAGAGCATGACGGGGCACTTATTAGGGGCTGCTGGTGCGATTGAAGCAATTGCTAGTGTAACAGCGATGAATTCTGGTCAATTACCAGTTAATGTTGGCATAATTGAGCAGGCACCTGAGTGTCCGGTACATCTGGTTACAACCGAAAATCGCAACCAGCAAGTTGATTATGCCATTAGTAATTCATTTGGCTTTGGTGGTCATAATGCAGTTTTGGCATTGAAAAGGTGGGTTGATTAG
- a CDS encoding biotin/lipoyl-containing protein, with the protein MTFEEIQKLIKQVNQSNITKLNLDFDGGHIDIDKKQAVASSGTVAVAAKPAESISTPAKISLPQIKAPLVGIVYLQANPDKPQYKKVGDHVAKGDVVCVIEAMKMMTEVKSNVSGTISEILVTNEEVVEYDQPLFTVTPD; encoded by the coding sequence ATGACTTTTGAAGAAATCCAAAAATTAATAAAACAGGTTAATCAGAGCAATATTACTAAATTGAACTTAGACTTTGACGGTGGCCATATTGATATTGATAAAAAGCAGGCAGTTGCTTCTAGTGGTACTGTTGCTGTGGCTGCTAAGCCGGCAGAGTCAATTTCAACGCCGGCTAAGATAAGTTTGCCGCAGATTAAGGCACCGTTAGTGGGGATTGTTTATTTGCAAGCTAATCCTGATAAGCCACAATATAAAAAAGTAGGCGATCACGTTGCCAAAGGTGATGTAGTTTGCGTAATTGAAGCGATGAAAATGATGACGGAAGTTAAAAGTAACGTTAGCGGCACGATCAGTGAAATTTTAGTTACTAATGAAGAAGTAGTTGAATACGATCAGCCGTTATTTACGGTAACGCCAGATTAG